A region of the Drosophila subpulchrella strain 33 F10 #4 breed RU33 chromosome 3L, RU_Dsub_v1.1 Primary Assembly, whole genome shotgun sequence genome:
tttgatttttaactACTTTACCAAACACCATGCATCATGTGATGTGATTTTAGTTGAAATCTatataaactaaaaataaaagtcaCTTTTTCAatacaaaatgtaaataataacTCAAACCCCATTTGGAATGTTTCTGTGTACGGTGCGGACAGGTAATAAAGAGTTAGGGCCTAATCCCACTCAGAGCTGGCTGGGTGGCCTTAAATTTGTTTCACCCTCGAATGGGATGGCTAGCTACTTCCAGCTCATAGCTTTAAAACCCATTCAGAGCATTGCATTTGATGATAAGCCGTTCGAATCTCTCGTGTTCCTGCTGTTTTTTCGACCCtggctttttgtttttcccatggcttttccttttccaatttttcgtttgttttgtgtgggtgtgtgtgtgtgtgcatgtgAGTGCTTTGAGTTTTACCTTTTTTGCAATTTTCAATGTAATTTAACTCGAATCGACTTTCATGGAATCTAAAAACTATTCAGGAGGTTCAGTTCGCTTGGTTATTGTTGAGCTGTTTATGTGAGCATAAgtgctgttgttgtttctgtgTGGTCTTAAACAGAAGAGGTGCAGTGCGTTCCATTGGTGTAAATGGTTTTGGagtaatatattttcaaatactaTTAAAGTTTCTAAtaacttgtaaaaaaatactaaataaaatgaaagGAGAAGAAAGAAGGACAAAAATCGAATTAACTTCTATCCAGATAGTACTTTGTATTTGACCATCCTTAAAAGTGTCCTGTTATAACCCAATTTATAGAGTTCATCGTTCAAGTTTTTGCTTACATCCCCAAATTAATTTCAGTTGGGCAACTAATATAATCCAATATCCTGGCTAAAACCACCTTTAAGTTGTGACACGCACTGTGAATGTGTGTGCGTATCAATTTCTGAGCTGTGCGGACCAACTAAATCTCTTTATTGACTCAATCTTGGCAGCGTAAACtttcacaaacacacacagatacgTCCTGTATCCTTCGATATAGTTGTGTGCGAGTGCTGGCGTTTGTGTTTCTGTCATGCATACCCATCAGCTGCTAGTTTGTACCAGGCACTAGCCACTGGCCAacagccacgccccctgccCGCCCACACGCCCACTCACCCACCCGCTCGCCATTGTGCTCAAAGTCAAACTATGCACTTGGCTGGCCTGCAAAAACTTTAACAAAACACGGCAGCAACACCAAAAACAGTGCCACAATCAACCGAACAGTCTAAACATTGTTCCGCCGTACCTGGGAAATGGAAGATGAACCAGTAGTGGATGTGAGCTTACACCGAAATCAAATGTTGTAGTACTtaatgataaaaataaataaattgtggctcataaaatgtaaaattttattttaaaatatgttttcgTAACACAAGAgaattaatttttcttaaataatgGTTTTCTTGTCCCCTACAGTGGCAATATAATCTATCCTCTATAACAAAATATCAAGATAACAAGATAAAAACACTTTTAAATGGAAGTATACAAAgactaaaaatgttttttaagtcCGCAAAACAATTtagcattttttattattttttttataactttggataatttaaaaaaaggtaTTAGGGTTTCTTACGatgacaaacaaataataatactatTTCTGAGAGTGTATAAAAACTACTATTTTAAATCACTACAAATGCCAGAAGATCTGATAATAAGCTAAACCATTTTGTGATTTTTGCactaacaaaaatataatatttttaaatgaaagtgtATATAGACTAGAAAATGTATAGTATAGGCAGATAGTTCCACTTGATATGAGACAAATTTTGTTCTGTGTCCAAGCAGGTAGATGCGTAAAGGGGCAGAAAAAGCCGTTACCAATATAGGAGTGAAAGGCAACCAGGCGACAACACAAATTGCAGGTTCATGTCGCTGTCAGCAACGCAAACTAGCAACTAGCAACTTGCAACTCGCATCTCGCCACTGCCGAGTGGCAACTAAAACTGTGGCCAAAACTCACGTGAAAGGCCAGGACGTTCGAGAGGCTGGCGAAGATGGGCTCGGAGGCGAAGGCCAGTGTGTCTGCACTTTCCTCGACCGTGTGATAGATTTGCAGTATCTGCGGGGCAAACGGAACAGAAGAAGAGGAGGAAACCCCAAAGGGGGGTCTTACGGAAAAGTAATTATCGATTGGGGGCAGCGATGGACTCACCCGCGGATGGCGGAAGCGCTCCAGTGTCTTCACAGAACTCTTTAGCAGCTCCGTTATGGTCTCCTTGCGACGCGGCTTGTGCAGCTTCTCCGCAATTTTCTTCTCGAATATAAACACCGAACATTCCTGCGAAACGGAGATGCAATTACTTTAGGAAAAGAGTTGAAGGAATAGAGCTTATTGCATCCTAGTTGAAATTATTGTACAGAATCAACTGGTTTAACCTGATGTTTCAACTTTTTAAAAGCAATAGaacattataaaaattaaaaatattgcattcaGTTATCCTGGTTAACAAGTTTAATCAATAGCtttttactatttttatattttctgtttagaacatttaaaaaaagatcTTTTAATTACATGTTTTAGGATTTTAGGTAGGTTTCATTATAATCTTTAAGTTACTGATATcaagtttttatattttataaatataatacaaaatcCTTAAAGGTTacgtttttttttgaaaaccaGTTCAAGGATACTTACTAATAAAGGTGATGGATTTTCGAAAAAAATTTCACCTCGACGAGAAATATGTTGCTGGAAAAGCCCTTGGGCTTGGGTGTTGGCTGTGGCCGTGGCCCACTCACCTTGTTGTCGCTCTTGCGGTAGGCATCATGGATGCGCCACACCAACTCTGGGCCGGCACAGGCCACCGGCTTGCCGATTTCGAAGTACTGCGTAATGGGATTGCCATCGGCGACGCTCTGCGGGGCTGTGGAGGCGGCCACGTTGGTGCTCTTGAATTTGGCAAACATTGTGCCGGCGGGCATACCATCGATTAGCTTTGAGAAGACATTCGAGAAGCTGCCCTGGCGCTTGGGACCCGGCTGGTTGGTTGGGGCGGTGCCGCCGATGGTCGGCGCCGATCCACTTCCGCCCGCTGGCTCCCCGAGCAGGGAACCGGAAACGGAAACTGCACCTGCACCTGTCGTTGCACCTAATCCGGCTGCCCCTCCTCCTGCTCCACCTCCTGGCGCCTgtgatgatgctgctgctgctgatgatgatgatgcgaTGAGTGGCCCACCTGCTGCTGCGCTGATGGACAGTCGTCCGCGATTAGTGGTGGCTATTCCCACGCCGGAGGCTGTTGCACCTGGTCCGGCTGCTAATGCCCCGCCACCACCCACACCGCCCTGGCCATTAAAATTCGAGTGCCGACTGGAAATCAATGACACCGGCGGATCATAGACACTAAAACCATTCCGTATAACTGGAGATGGAGGTCCGGCCAAGCCAATGCCAATGCCACCGCCGCCCACGGACACCTTGCGCTGCGGCAAATTAATGTCGAGCACCGTGCTGGCGCTCCGCTGTCGTACCGCTCCCGCTCCTGCCACGCCTCCCACAGCTGCCGCTCCTGCTCCCGCCACGCCGACGCCACCACCGCCCACTCCGACGAACTGCTGCTGGCCACTCCTGGCCGGTGAACCCGTTGCCAccgctgccgctgccaccGTACCCGCTCCGGATCCTAATCCTGATCCTCCCACTCCGCCCACTCCCGCTCCAGGTCCGCCCGGCGGCGTTATTCCCACAGCGCTGCCACTGCGACCGCGTTGCACCTCCTCGACACTATCCAAACGTGAGAAAATTCTGGCCGCCGTTGTTGCCGTCTTTGATGTCTAAAATGGGCCAGGAGTGCTCTTCTCCAGCTGCTTTGCTTTCAGGCTTCCTGgaaatcacaaaaaaaaagaaagtaaaacGGGAAAATCCCATCAGTAAGGCAAATTTCACTTTAATTGCGGCCACTTGATATCGCTCATACGCCTCGTCGCCCAGGCGACCATTTATCCCCGTACTTCTGCACTGGCAATTAATGCGCTTATTGCTTGGCTTGGCTTTTGTGCTCA
Encoded here:
- the LOC119552538 gene encoding spidroin-1-like, with product MVFRRTSSCVLRPSSSVLDPYSIRRFLSAVISPCPVSTVPRLSVCPSTSKTATTAARIFSRLDSVEEVQRGRSGSAVGITPPGGPGAGVGGVGGSGLGSGAGTVAAAAVATGSPARSGQQQFVGVGGGGVGVAGAGAAAVGGVAGAGAVRQRSASTVLDINLPQRKVSVGGGGIGIGLAGPPSPVIRNGFSVYDPPVSLISSRHSNFNGQGGVGGGGALAAGPGATASGVGIATTNRGRLSISAAAASRMSSQS